catttattatttattaatgctaAAACAAATCAGTGAGGATGGCAAACGCGCCACCTTGTGAAGCATGGTTAATGAAAGTAGTGCGTTGTAATTCTTAAGCGTGCGTCTCCCATTGATTCCGCTCCTGGGTAAACAAAAAAGGCTGTGCGAAGATCAACAGACTATTAAAGCATCCAAGGGAAGACGTATAAATCTTGGCCGAGACAGATTGGCCAAGCAAAATCAGCAATCGAAGACTGCAGCTGATCTCCCACAAATCTTTTCAGACATAATGTCTGGGAgtatcagggttttttttttttttaaataataattttacgaCACAATCAGGTTTCCATATTTTCTAAGTGAGCGAGTGACTAGACAAAGAAAAGTTGGCGAATATGAAGGATGATGTTCATTtcttcattatattttattgtttggaaAGTGCTTTGAGCACTACAGACTGAAAAACCGTTTATACATAAAATGATCTTAATGTGCAATCAGAGAAAACATTACGATGAATGAAGTGCATTCTCAGTACACAGTTTGCGACTGAAGAATaagattacattacaacatTCAATTGGGTTTTTCTGCCATTATTGAAGTGCTTGCCAATAGACTACAGGAATATCCAGGCCCACACTACTCTATAGCTCACATTCCTATGGTGACACCAGAACTGAATAATCACATACTCTCTGAGGCTATTGGACAGTATTTGACCTGTCTTCACTGTTTTGGGCAGCTGTGTCACCATTGACAATTCAGAAGTATTTGACAGTATTCAGCAATATCCTCAACATGATGTAAACAGGTCTAGCCCACGTATTCGTAAAACTACAATATTCCACCTTTCTTCTcaatttttcagttgttttagcTCTACAATCCCTCCTCACTGTCAAGTTCTATATGTCAAAGCACCAGAGATATTCATTAATAAATCAACTtctttgtgaagaaataaatgGTTTACAACACTTATATTAGAACGGTAGTGAAACCTCTCAAACTGCCGTTTACTGTCATAAATCTTTGTTGCACTGCAATACAGACACAGGATGTGTATTCTGACGAAATAATGAATAGTCACACAAATGCTATTTACATTCATGTAGCGTACTGGAAAGGATTCGTCggtgtcaaataaaaataaacgatAAAGACATACGACTCGTGCCGGGGGAAAAAATCTTCACATGAGGGAACTCATTTAAAACTCTCAGATGAAGAATAATAGCGGCTCTCGAGGCATATTGGACAGCCCTTCAATCAATCCTGAAAACGCGAGGAGCAAAGATGCATTCGAGATTAATAGCGCCTGGCGTGAGAATGGGGGTAGGTAATGCGCGTGCGGTCGCTGTTTCCAAAAAAGCAACCGTCATTATTAGAGTAAGATAATAGCTTATTGCAATCAACCGCCAAGCAAACATAAGTGGGACAcacttattttgtaaatggcATCGCAACAGGTTGACAAAGTACGACGAGATTAACTGCAAGACTACTACATTTTCTAATGGAGACTATGCTGAGTCATTCTGCAAAACTCggcatacattttaatgaggcAATTTCTCGTGtattagcttttttttcatgtaacaAAAAGGTTTCCATTTAAAGAGAAACCCTGTTATTGATCACATATATTAAACTGAGCTGTCCTACTCTGCTGATTTTCCTTGAGGGGAGGGGTGATGTCTTGGCCTGTAATTTTCCAAATGTGCGAATTTCGCAGGGTGCAAATTGCACTATGGAATCAGTTGGGCTGAATGGGTTGAGTAGGGGTTGGTTGTAACACCCAATTTTACCAGTCTAGCTTCagtttaaaactttaaaaattacAACCTACAACATGAGCGGCAGAATCCAGTCTTGACGGGTGACAGtgtctgctgattggctggagtgtTTCAGCACCGGTGATTAATATATGTTGTTGTTTGGTTGAAGCCGAGTGGCCACAAACTTTGTTCAGGAGGCCTAGATTGGCTGTTGATCCTGGTAACTGTCTCTGTCAAAGAATTCTGCAGGGGGAATGACCCATACCACCCCAACAGTTTGATTAGGGACAAGGACAACCATCATGTCTGTTAGGCACATTTATTTTAGGAGTGAGCAGGCGAGTTGAAGCCTCTACTGCCCTGAGCGGACTAATTCTTCAGTTAGTGCCGCCAGGATGAACAGTGTTCCTTGGCCTGCTGCTTCCCACGTGCAAGTGCTCAAAAGCAACATTCTGAGGCACTTTCTTGGCTATGTCTCAGGTAGGTGCTGCCCCCTTTCGTGAGTTTTAACAATAAAGCACAATTTAAGCCAAACAATGCGTATGTAAAACAAATGCTGTGACACCAAACCAATtttattcagttaaaatgtGGTCCTTGACTATTGGCCATTTTACTGAATGACATGAAATCTTATATTTTAACCAGCAATATAACTGAGTAGTGTGTTGCCAAGCAATCCCGTTCCCGATGTAAAACTACTGTAGTGAACGTACATCTGGTGCGTCACTACGCTGCGTTGAGACATTGGACTGATTAATTAGTTGACTGCTGGCACCTGGTTTTGGTGGTGAATGCACTTTGGACTCTATGAGGGAGACAAATGAGAGGTgcggggaggagagagacaggaggtaGGCCTGTGAACGAGACTGGTTTCCGAATGGTATAACAGCAAGTGAAGCGATTAATCCTGCAGGTTACATGAACTTTGCAAACCAAGCGAGAGTATTTAAAGTATAGCCCACCGGTCAGATTCATTTATGTGTCGGGAAGTGGCAGTGCAGCGGAGGCAGCGAGGGACGCCGACGGCGTGGGACGCGTGTTCTTTTTCTCAGACGCTATTTTTTCCAGTCGGcaccaccggggggggggggggtggtggtttgTTTGcctatattttaatgaattgtgTAAGGGAGTACTTGCTAGGTGGGGGAAAGTTTCAACTGAAAGTGTAATTTAGAGTGTTGTGGGACTAGTGATTATGGGTGGTGTAGCCATAATGGGGTTTGAAGTGTGAACAGTTAACTTGTATTGACTTTAAAGTGTGAGCAGACCTAATTTAAGGGGAGTGTGATGGGAACAGCTTTTGAACTGGTATTGCCGTGACACAAGTGTGGACCTGTTTACAAGAGTGAAACATGGTGTAGATTATGGTAAAAAGCTACAGTACCTATTTTTAACTATAGCCTGGAATGTGCTTATCTTGCATGAGTAAGGTTGACTTATGCCACCCCTTGATTGCAAGTTTTTAAACTATTGTTAAATAAAGCTATATTTTTCTCCATAAAACTGTGGTGTCcgcccctgtgtgtgtaaaactgGCAACTCTACCGGACCATACCggttaaacaaataaaaggtGGTGGCAGTTGGTGTTCACCCCCTGCCAGTGAGATTTGTTTAATTACACTACCATTGATTTGCATAGAGAACTTATTCCTTTGACCCATATATGGGTAATGGATTTCCTCTGCCTTGCATCAGACTTCCGAGGCCCAAAAGAGGAAACTCcggaaacaaaaggaaaacgAACTGTCTGGAGCCAGGACAGCCCAGTCCAACCACcagtgagctctctctctctctctctctcaatttaaAGCGAAAGAGTATTGAATTCccagttttgtgtttattatttttttaaatggctggaAATATACCAATCACACCTTATCAGACAGAGCAGCAAAGTTGTTCATTGTGAGGCGAGGCATGTATTGACTTGGGTTTAGTGTCTCTAGGCCAAATGGGGCAGGGGTTATGTCCTTTCTAATTTCCCGTTTCCAAATAAGCGCTATAGTGCCATCAGGTGTCGAATCGACGCCAAAATCGCTCCTCCTGTAGCCTAATGCACGCAGCCTTAGACCACTGTGCAAAGTTTCGTAAAACGTTGTCCGACACACTTGCCAGAAGTAAACAAAACGTCGGAAGATATAATACCTCCTACAAATACAATATGGCTCCAGCAACTTTGCTGCCTGGCCCCCCTCTGCCTTGCCCCCCTCGTTTGAATCCAATGCCTGGCCCCCCCGGCATTGGATTCAAACTTCCCCTGCATGGCCCTTCAATTAAATTGTGGTGACGCAGAAACGAGGAAACATTTCGCGAAATATTACGGGAAGCGCCACCCTTTAGGCTACGTATGAAAAAAGTGCCGAATAAAAACCGATTTTTAAAGCTGGAAACGCCATTTTACGAAAACATAACTGACATCTGAGGTCGATTTGTTAAAGTGGACAAAATGGCAGTAGTTAACGGGTGTTTCAAAGGAGTGTTCATTTTCTTCAACGTCTTATTTGGGGTAAGAGAGCCTCTATCGCCTAAAATGACGAAGTAATGTTATGATGGTTTTGTGGTTTTCGCCTTCACCGCATCGGCTACTGCACGGTTTCAGTGCATAGACTGTTCAATGTAGCCGCAATTTCAGTTCTGTTCGAGACAACTTGGCTGACTATTTGCGTGGACTTATTTGTGTAACCTCACATTGTAGGCTAAATGTGTCATgatatgaatatatataatataaatataaggtTTTATGTTAAAGCATTTCCGTTCTAGCACAGACCTGGAAAAAGTGTTGTGTTGAACAGCATCGCGTCGAATAGGGAAAACTCAGTCAGGGGAGAAAAGACGAGAAGCGTTTGTTTACGCGTAGCCTACTTTCACCACCGCTTAATTGTTGCTTCAACTAAGATGGTCTTACATTTGCACGAGCCCAAAGTGGATGGGAATCCTGATTTCTTCTATCTTAAAAGAGatgtcaaaacaaacacacaactgtaattttaaaacacCCCCTTGTCTAGttaaggaaaatacattttgtttaactTTCAGCACAGTACGTTAAAACACATCCCTTCGTAACAGAGCAAACGTAGCCTGTATTTGTAACACAAACCCAGTTACGCAAACAGTGCGTTGTCCGTGAGAGCGCATCAATTCATCATGATGGTGCATTTTCGTAGGAACTTTAAATGTCcaatacagacagacatggtATAATTCGTGCTTAAGACCTGAAATAGAAGCGCATGGTAAACATAATTTTGTGTGCTAACTGCAGAACACATAAAATCTGTAGTCATTGTCGCAATATTGAAAGTTGTCCATATTGATCATGCGAttactgtattcatttatgtaaataatttcaatttataaAAAACGTAATGcacagtaggctactgtacaTTTTGATCAGGATACCACGAAGATCAGTTGAACAGTTGTGGTGTTTACGTTtaccagggtttttttttttgtttttaaatcttgcTTTCTTCTACAACCtgtatttagcatttttgatTCTTTTAAACAGCCCATTCCAACTTTTCCTGTTACGTTTGACGTGCGCAGATGCCGGATGCGCTGATGTGCTGATTAGGCAGTCGCGGTGCATTAATTATTCTCGATCTTTTTAGATCGCGGGAGTCCTCATTTTGGGGCTTGGGATTTTTGGACATGCCTTCTATCATCCATCGGAAGGGGTAAGAGACGCCAGACAGACTTCACAAGGAACACATTGCCTTTCTcacagtcatttaaaataataatttagtaCATACTTCAGCACGCATACTCACTGAACTATCTCgaaccttttcattttcagttggaGCATAAGATGTCTGGCGTTCTGTTCCTGTATTTGATTGGAGGACCCACCTTGGCGTTATCGATCTTGGGGATATATGGTGCATATAAAGAGAAGAAATGGGCACTGATTGTGGTGAGTATGTCTAACTGATCTCTTTTAATATAAACAGCAATCCATGATTAGTTTGGGactgttcttttttaattcaGAGGTAACCATGTAGGACCTATCAAGTTAATTAGCCATACAGGAACTCTGTTTGTTCTTGGTGCAGTTACTCAACCAAACTGCCTGGGATTCATTTTTCAATGTTTATTAAGTACTAGTTTTCCAAAGTAAATAAGGAATAGCCTTTCCATGAAGATCCAATTTGCAGTAAAGAAACATGGGAACATCATTTTAGATGTGATATTTTTTGCTGAAAGTAGGGTAGAAGTAGAAGAGTAATGTCGATTTATAACAGTTTAAACAACACCAAACTGTCAAGGAAATTCCAAGTCTCAGTTAGCCATCCCACAGGAAGTTATAGCATCGATTTAACCTTTGTCTGTATTGTCTACAGTTTTTCACAGGGATGGTACTGGGGAGCATTGGCCTTCTGCTTATATCAATCACTGTGTCTGTTGGAATGCCAATGGTATGTATGGCCAccaattttcttttctgacattacacatttaaatcTATTGCAGTACCCTGAACCATGATTACCTTCTCTCCTCATAGAAAGTGGTTCAGTTTAGCATAGCTACCATGtcattttatacatagccagctagctacaGAAGTAGCCACTGCTATCTAGTTCTGTTATTATTTGCTTGccagttagctggctagctaaaaTGGGGTGCGTTATCCAAATTGTAAAAAGCCTAGAAAGGTAATAGGTGCCTTCAACCAAACAGTTTGTCTTTCCATAGAACCACCACTAATGATTTTTTTAGCTATTCCTGTCACTACTTTGATCTGTAGGTGTTCACTCTTATATTAGTAGGTGTGAAATGACAAATCCTCTTGTAGACAAGGTTTATTAAGGAACAAAAATGTGCTCAATGAaatctcaaaataaatacatttttttcagcttccATTCTTTGTGGAGAGCGTTATTGATTTTTCAATCGTAATACATCAGTTTGACAGCACAGTCCAAAACGACTGTGCTGGCATGGAAGCcattgtgtttggtgtgtggaATAGTTTCCCTGATCTGATCTCActtcatttgttttcaggccattCAAGGTATAGAAAAGGTCTTGTATGATTCTATACCACTGGATGAAGCTCGCTCAGATATCCAAATGATGTTCAACAAGTTGCAGCCTGAGGTATATCCTTCATGTCCATAATACTTAATACTGCTACAGCCGATGAAAATGTATGCACTCTTAAGGCTATTTTGGGAAAACCTCATGAATGTAACAAACTAATGTTTCATTTACACAATGTTTTATAACTgactattaaaaaataaaatatacaattagTGTGTGGTATATGCATGTCAACCTAACATTTTGCACTCCTTTGTAGAGCTATTGTGAGAAGTAGAGAAGAATGAGCAATAGCATAAGTAATAGCATTGTCAGAAGACATTGTTTCAAGTgttcatttattatatttacaatgCCCATAAAGAAGTATGAAACGCATCAGGATTAATTTCCTGactgactgcttttttttgttctaacaGTTGAAATGCTGTGGAGCTTTTAATGGGTACCAGGACTGGGGGAAACACGTGCCTGATtcctgcctctgctcctcagaTGCAGACAGATGTGAAAAAATTAATGGTTCACAGTCGGTAAGTATAACAGTGtgataaacctttttttaaacgcgCTGCTTCGAATGAAGATCTGAATTCAAAAGTCAGATATTTGTGTCGTCGTCTATCAGAAGAGGCAGAGTTTTCATGGGTCCTCTGGTTGAACAGGGCACATGGAGGCCTGTTTCAGCTACGCAGTACCGTGCAATGCcttgggttgccagatttaaaaTTTGTTTGCTGCTGTCGGGTggacaggggcagggggagaaGGGGCAGGGTGACAGGGGGTTCTATAAGAACGGATCACGGACCAGGGGGTGCGATTGACACTcagattcaatttaaaattaccTGCAAATTTACATCAGTTACTCGGGCTGGACATCGAGACCACAGACCAAACATGTACAAATCATTAGAAACCTAGACATTCTGGTCAAAAACAGGCAACCCCAGGAATGACTGATCAACTCAGCTGAGTGACTGCAGTGAAAAGTGTAGTGTTTTTCTCGTACGAGATGTGTGCTAGTTGGGGACCTGCAGTGGTGGGGTTGGCCCACAAAAACAACCGgctctttaatttaatttttatttaatttcatttaatttcattctccAGGCTTTGGATAATGACCCAGGCGTATTTGTCGATGTCTCCAAgaatctggtgtataaggaggtaaaagcatttttctgtcactatgtatttcagttttgtctGCCCACCAGTGAAGCCTGTAAATTAATCTGCATACACAGAAGCTACATTTTATGCTTGGAGCAGTTTCCTGAGTATCCGCGCATACACCAGTTAGTAAACTGCTGATGCTCAAtttgaaatgactttttttatgttttagaaTTTATTGCTGCCCACGCTAGGTGTAAATTtgcttacatacatacattaaaaacataaacaaccACCACTCGCATTCAATCTCATTCAGCATTCAGACCTTCAAATTGCAAGATAGAATTTACATACAGGTAAGACTGCCTAATAGGGCCAGGATTCAGTACTTATAAGCAGCACATATTTTACGTTCCCCATAATAAATagtaaaagaaaatacagtattaaaaaaaaaaaaaaaaaattcatttgtaATGATTCCCATGTTTGGCCCCCTCAGCCCTGTGGACCCATCGTGATCAGTTACATGCAAACCGCATTCAACACGATTCTGGGCATATGCATTGGCTTCGCCGTCCTGGCGGTATGTATTCCTTTGCCTTAGTCCTGTATTTTACGTGTCTGCGTTTGCGACCTTGCGCCTTTTCCACTGGCCGACCAGCAACGCCCTGCCTGGACCTCGCCGCGCACAGGTTTGCTGGGTTGTGTCAGTATCCAGTACACACAAAGTACCGATGACAAAATTAGCTATATTGTCTGAAGTGTTAGTGCACcattttttagtgtgtgtgtgtgtgtgtgtgtgtgtgtggagtgtatgCACTAATCCTAAGGGGTGGGacattgtgtgatttttttcattgcaaGTTGGTTTGTCCTGGCGTGTACTCAAGtagtcttttaaaatgttttttgtttttcagcagcatAGCTGCTATGATGTgtggcagatcatttcctccgCTGGAGGCTAGCTCCCTCAACAACGCTTTTCGATGCTATAAACGCTTCTTCTGTACTATAGCCCATGCCCCAGCACATTATAAGAGTTTGTATACTGCAGTGTAGCAACACAACTAGTGTATGAATACAACTTTGTAATTATTCAAagtttgtccatttttttcattattgtacTTTGCTTGCTGTTTTGAGCACCCTTGTTTTTTTAACGATCCCCTGCATTTTGGTAATCCCATACATACTTTTAAATGCCTAGTGACTTTCACCTGTACTGttgaaatgtttaaatggtTGAAAtcatcaaatttatttttaacatctcTATTAGATGCCACTCTTTTTAGTTTCACCCAATATGAGAGCATCTACTGAATTAAAACAATAAgaatgaggatgatgatgatgatgatgataccTGCATGATGTccatgttcaaaaaaaaaaaagtttttgaaagtGCTAAATTTGTTTCCCCAGTTCATTGGAATGGTGATTTCCATGACAATGATCTGTCAGATCAGAAGACGGAGTTCTCCAGTGACCTTCAGGATGGACCCCAGCCCACCATACACCGTGCTCCACAACGCCATGGAAGCCTAACTGCCTTTCTCACTTTTCTTTTCCATGGAActttggaaatgaaaacatttctttgcCTGGAAAATGGTTTGTTTAGCTTTTAGGCTGTTGGTGTTTAGGTGATTGGTCACAAAAAATATACTTCTGAGTCATGgattttcaaaagaaatattGCACATTCCTTAATTTGTTCACTTTGACTACTTGACTAAGGCAAGGTAGCTACTAATAATTAGATGAAGGTCAACTGGCAGTCTAGATTGTTACAGGCATATTATGTTGCCTTGGAATTATTAGAAAAAGACAAGGTAGATAATTGTTTGAAATGCACCtacattcatttgaatgaaaatcacCAGTCTCAGTTTCACCAATAATATTGGTGTGTGTCACCCAATGACAATAcacctttattttaatttaactgcaATGGTAACAAATCGAGTGATGAGTGAACAGTTAGCTCATAAGTTAGCCAAGTATGCAGTGCACTCTAGTTTTTGCAACTGAAATCAAGAGAACATGGCAGTTCCTCAGCTGTTCTCTGAGCACTAGAGCTGATTGCTCTGTTTTCTTCCAAAATCAGAGTCAGCCATTCATTTGTATCACTGGAAgccttttatgaaaaaaaaaaaaaaattacaggtATATATTTGTCTGAACATTGGATTTCCATGGCTGTTGTCCTGCCATTAGTTCAGACATACAATATACTGATGTAATTTAGCTGCGTTTGCTGCTCTTAGTTTCCTTTAATTAGtagaaacacaaatacaaaagtaaccaagGGAGACAATAACAGCGAAATTGCATTTACTCAATTCCTGCATTCtcttaaataatatatatgtatatagataATTATATTTGGCTGTTGACTCAAAGGGAAAGTTTGACTGAATCCTCACCAGCCTGCCAGTGGTGAGGGCACAGATTTGTGTGTTAGCCTTGTGATTGCTGAGTTTGGGCACGGTACCTGTGGAAACATCCTGTCTGTTTTGACTTTTGTCCACTTTTGTAATCTCTTGTTATGGGGTTGAATACGACATATGGTCTGTAACAATGGGGGAAGGATAAACCATCTGGTCAAATGCAATTTTACACTTTTCACCTTTGGAGAGAGTATTTAAAAGAATTTATATTTGAGGTGTAATACAGGAGAgcttaattttttataaaatttttattttttgtgctgaaCTGAAACTGTGCAGggttaatacatatttttacagcAGTAAATTGTAATAAAGAGATCTGAAATAATTAGTGTGGGagggtgtgttttattttaatcgGCTTTTATTCTAATATGCATATTCTGTTGCTCATAGTTCAAGGGTCATGCATGCTGCATGACAAAATTTCAAATATCCTGATGATCACTAGAAATATTTCTCAGATTACCATTATTCAGGGAGAGTGCTGATCAGACACGCTGGTTTGTCCAGGGACCTGtattgggcggcagtgtagtgtaatggatAAAGAACTAGTCTTTATTAAAAAGCCACATATAAGTGACAAGAcctagaaattttttttttttaataaaaatgattgactACCACCCATGACTTCCTGCCTGCTATTAATgttcattcacaaaaataattctgttgCATTGATTATATCAAGACCTTAGGGTGTGAAAGGtgtgaaacaggaaaaacaaacaggcctgCAACCACATCCAGGCACGGAATTAAggtgaaaaatgtaacattatttCTGCGACATTTCCAACCACAGCTGATGTTCAGCTGATAGCCCGACGTCCCCTCTT
The nucleotide sequence above comes from Anguilla rostrata isolate EN2019 chromosome 7, ASM1855537v3, whole genome shotgun sequence. Encoded proteins:
- the LOC135258792 gene encoding tetraspanin-8-like — encoded protein: MAVVNGCFKGVFIFFNVLFGIAGVLILGLGIFGHAFYHPSEGLEHKMSGVLFLYLIGGPTLALSILGIYGAYKEKKWALIVFFTGMVLGSIGLLLISITVSVGMPMAIQGIEKVLYDSIPLDEARSDIQMMFNKLQPELKCCGAFNGYQDWGKHVPDSCLCSSDADRCEKINGSQSALDNDPGVFVDVSKNLVYKEPCGPIVISYMQTAFNTILGICIGFAVLAFIGMVISMTMICQIRRRSSPVTFRMDPSPPYTVLHNAMEA